In Gigantopelta aegis isolate Gae_Host chromosome 14, Gae_host_genome, whole genome shotgun sequence, the following proteins share a genomic window:
- the LOC121388453 gene encoding cell surface hyaluronidase-like, translated as MTDALFVGETDNIGMVDKPYGRSLPSPRPDNALQGFVYYQGPAYLKNAYFTNYEERTWNGFFRPAGAISFRKENTYPTTSQSSVEGIRFGFCDKTEGNFVYNGNTTVRGFGAFDGNLQAAFHDVDGSVDRPG; from the exons ATGACTGACGCTCTGTTTGTTGGCGAGACGGATAACATTGGCATGGTGGACAAACCCTATGGTCGATCACTCCCATCTCCAAGACC GGACAACGCACTACAAGGCTTTGTGTACTACCAAGGTCCTGCATATTTGAAGAATGCGTATTTCACAAATTACGAAGAACGAACCTGGAATGGATTCTTCCGACCCGCAGGAGCCATCAGCTTCAGAAAAGAAAATACCTACCCAACCACTTCTCAGAGTAGTGTAGAAGGAATCCGTTTCGGCTTCTGTGACAAG accgAAGGTAACTTTGTGTACAACGGCAACACGACTGTGAGGGGCTTTGGGGCCTTTGATGGTAACCTGCAGGCAGCATTCCACGATGTTGATGGAAGTGTTGACAGGCCAGGCTGA